The nucleotide sequence TTTACAGGTAGATAATCTGATAATATGGTAGCTGGTAATATTTTTAACCGTTTGATTTTTATACTTGCTTGTATTCTATTTGTTCCAATAGCAGGCAACACGGCAACAGATTACTATTTCAAGCAAATCTCTCTGCAGGAAGGTCTATCCCAATCCACAGTGCATTGCATGCTTAAAGATTATAAAGGCATGATATGGATTGGGACTAAGTTTGGGTTGAATACCTTTGATCAGGCGGAGATTAAGTCTTATTATCATGAAGACAACAATCAATTTTCGCTTCCTGGTAATTTGATTCATTTTATTGCAGAAGATTCCCTAAACAATCTTTGGATTGGGACTAATGGAGGATTAGCTATCTACAACCGTACGACAGATAGTTTTAAGAAGATTACATTTAACGGTGAATCTATAGTTCCCGTAAGCTTTCATCGTATGCCCGGATGTATACTGTTTGGTGAATCCGGACGGATTTTCAGGTTTGGATACAGTAACTATAAGCTCTCTGTTCTCCCCATGAAGAAAAACACAGAAAACATCAGCCAGTTCGACGCCATGTCTTCTTACACAGTGCGATCTGAAACAACAGGAAAAATTGAGCAAAAGCTCTTAATCACGTGCAGGTGGAACGGTATGTGGAACTATAACTTCCAGACAAAAGAACTTGATAAAATCTCCTATATTAAGGAAAAAGAGATATCATACTCATATATTGATTCGCGCGAGCGGTTCTGGATTGCTCCGTATGGTAAAGGGCTGCTTTGCTATAATAAGAAAGGAGAGTTACTTAAGCAATTTACAACCGGCACATCCGGGTTAAGTAATAATGTTGTGCTTAGCATGATCGAAAGAAACGGGGAGTTGTGGATTGCCACAGACGGAGGAGGCATCTCTATCTTAAATCTTCAAAACTTCACATTCCGGGTAATCCAATATATTTCAGGAAAACCCTATACGTTGCCTGTGAATTCCATTTACAGCCTTTACAATGACAATGAAGATTATATGTGGGCTGGCTCTATACGGGGAGGGTTAATCGGTATAAAGGAAGTATATATTAATACGTACACGGATGTTCCGTTGAATACTATTTACGGGCTGACCGATAAAACGGCAACCAGCCTTTTTGAAGATGCAGAAGGTATCATCTGGGCAGGTACAGATGGTGGAGGATTAAATCGTTTTGATCCTAAAAACAATATATTTAAACACTATCCGTCAACTTACGGCTATAAAATCGTCTCGCTAACCAGCTTTGATAACAAAGAGTTAGTATGTTCGGTATTCAGCAAAGGACTATATTTGTTTAATAAACAATCGGGATCTTTCCGAAAAATGGATATTTGGAATGAAACAGAAACCAACCGAATATTTAACAGCGGATTTACAGTGAATATAAATCAATTCGACCCGGGCAAACTGCTCATCCTCGCTGATAACATTTACATATACGATATTCAAAATAAGAAGCTGAACACTGTAACATCCAAAGAACCAGAATTAGGAGGCAGGTATCTGCAAAGATATTATTCAGATAAAAAAGTCACTTATCTATTGTCCGGACATTCTATCCTGGAAATAAACCATACGAACAAAACGGTAAGCCCATTTTATACATTACCAGACTCATTAGGGGAAATAACTACTTTTTGCGTGGACAAGAATGGTTGTTTCTGGATCGGGACGGAAGAAGCCGGAATAATCTGTTACAACCCTTTAAATAAAAAGACAATAAAAATATCGACACAATTATTCAAGGGCATCTCATCTCTTTCGGCTGATTCGAAAGGTAGAATCTGGATTGGTGCTCATAATTTATTATTCGCATACATTCCAATCGAAAATAAGTTTATCATCTTTGGCGAATCAGATGGTGTGTATGCTAACGAATTCACTGGTAAACCTGCCCTCTTAAGCCGGACGGGTGATGTTTTCATCGGTGGCGTAAACGGACTTATTCATATTAAAAACTCTATTCCTTTTGATAATTTTCCGGAACCAATAATCAAGCTAATGAGTGTGGAGCTTGACGGAGTAAGCCGTAGCTTGGATGGAAAAGAGGATCACAACAGTATTTCAATTCCCTGGAACTATTCAACTTTAACCGTAAAAGTCATCGCTCATGAAAAGGACCCTATGCGAAAAAAGGTATTCCGCTATGAAATC is from uncultured Macellibacteroides sp. and encodes:
- a CDS encoding two-component regulator propeller domain-containing protein, which codes for MIFILACILFVPIAGNTATDYYFKQISLQEGLSQSTVHCMLKDYKGMIWIGTKFGLNTFDQAEIKSYYHEDNNQFSLPGNLIHFIAEDSLNNLWIGTNGGLAIYNRTTDSFKKITFNGESIVPVSFHRMPGCILFGESGRIFRFGYSNYKLSVLPMKKNTENISQFDAMSSYTVRSETTGKIEQKLLITCRWNGMWNYNFQTKELDKISYIKEKEISYSYIDSRERFWIAPYGKGLLCYNKKGELLKQFTTGTSGLSNNVVLSMIERNGELWIATDGGGISILNLQNFTFRVIQYISGKPYTLPVNSIYSLYNDNEDYMWAGSIRGGLIGIKEVYINTYTDVPLNTIYGLTDKTATSLFEDAEGIIWAGTDGGGLNRFDPKNNIFKHYPSTYGYKIVSLTSFDNKELVCSVFSKGLYLFNKQSGSFRKMDIWNETETNRIFNSGFTVNINQFDPGKLLILADNIYIYDIQNKKLNTVTSKEPELGGRYLQRYYSDKKVTYLLSGHSILEINHTNKTVSPFYTLPDSLGEITTFCVDKNGCFWIGTEEAGIICYNPLNKKTIKISTQLFKGISSLSADSKGRIWIGAHNLLFAYIPIENKFIIFGESDGVYANEFTGKPALLSRTGDVFIGGVNGLIHIKNSIPFDNFPEPIIKLMSVELDGVSRSLDGKEDHNSISIPWNYSTLTVKVIAHEKDPMRKKVFRYEIRGAKDELYSSQSNRLKLNTLQTGNYKILVSCLSRDGIWSIPVEVLSLKVTAPWWKSLWFILLVLSLIVASAFVVFRIMILRKENKLQWQLKEQEQNIYEEKISFLLNISHELRTPLTLIYAPLKRLLDKNDPNEVFREQLTGIYKQVHKMKNTINMVLDAHKMDSGQNTLILHTLQLNEWIYSIAEDFRMEYQSSNIQLNYDLDPSVGSITYDEVKIEIVLSNLLINALKFSDPGTCVTISTKKTDSTVRVSISDEGIGLGNVDSAKLFGRFYQGIHDRSGSGIGLSYAKALIEMHGGVIGAANNSGKGATFYFELPLANEVKTVSGSRNPLMNEFLLKTKDEKNLVNQEAFDFNKYAILIVEDEPDLRTYLKQTLKEYFGQVYVAENGVNALEIVTLKHPDIIASDVMMPKMDGFELCKRVKEDIKISHIPIILLTALGGQESSDLGYKLGADVYLSKPFEIDLLLAVAKNLIKGRELIKMRHKETTVLVSPVESTFSNADEKFMISLNSLINDNISNPALDVQFIADNLAMSRASLYNKMKDLMGLGIKDYINKIRLAEAAQLLSYSDLTIMEVSDKTGFSNQQYFSTVFKQTYGMAPSKYRQEQTQSSEEK